Proteins encoded in a region of the Burkholderia ubonensis subsp. mesacidophila genome:
- a CDS encoding AzlD domain-containing protein produces the protein MSAAEIWIVIVGMTLVTAVTRAMFLIGGERSVLPERVQRALRYAPAAALAAVVLPDVLETPAGLSFALANHQFYAALAGFGWYLWRRSMLGTIVVGMLVFTGLRLIA, from the coding sequence ATGAGCGCCGCGGAAATCTGGATCGTCATCGTCGGGATGACGCTCGTCACGGCCGTCACCCGCGCCATGTTCCTGATCGGCGGCGAACGCTCGGTGCTGCCCGAGCGCGTACAGCGCGCGCTGCGCTACGCGCCCGCGGCGGCGCTCGCGGCCGTCGTGCTGCCCGACGTGCTCGAAACCCCGGCCGGGCTGTCGTTCGCACTCGCCAATCATCAGTTCTATGCGGCGCTCGCCGGCTTCGGCTGGTACCTGTGGCGGCGCAGCATGCTCGGCACGATCGTCGTCGGGATGCTCGTGTTCACCGGCCTGCGGCTGATCGCCTGA
- a CDS encoding AzlC family ABC transporter permease, which produces MLARLSATDRLALIQGARDYSPTLMAILSWGLVTGIAMSKSVMTIGQASAMSLLVYAGSSQLAVLPLLAAKLPIWTVLLTAAMVNTRFVIFSAGLAPHFSYLPLWRRLAIGYFNGDVIYLLFQKQGFANGHVPGKEAYFWGMALSSWLSWQVSSLAGILLASFFPASWGLELAGTLALIPIMVSAVANRSTLAAVAVAGIVSLVAFDLPYRLALPLAVLAALAAGCTADFFVERADWRRIRTRTVPQEEVE; this is translated from the coding sequence ATGCTCGCTCGATTGTCCGCCACCGACCGCCTCGCGCTGATCCAGGGCGCACGCGACTATTCACCCACGCTGATGGCGATCCTGTCCTGGGGGCTCGTCACCGGCATCGCGATGAGCAAGTCGGTGATGACGATCGGGCAGGCGAGCGCGATGTCGCTGCTCGTCTACGCCGGCTCGTCGCAGCTCGCGGTGCTGCCGCTCCTCGCCGCGAAGCTGCCGATCTGGACCGTGCTGCTCACCGCCGCGATGGTCAACACGCGCTTCGTGATCTTCAGCGCCGGGCTCGCGCCCCACTTCTCCTACCTGCCGCTGTGGCGGCGCCTCGCGATCGGCTATTTCAACGGCGACGTGATCTATCTGCTGTTCCAGAAACAGGGCTTCGCGAACGGCCACGTGCCGGGCAAGGAGGCGTATTTCTGGGGGATGGCGCTGTCGAGCTGGCTGTCGTGGCAGGTGTCGTCGCTCGCCGGGATCCTGCTCGCGAGCTTCTTTCCCGCGAGCTGGGGGCTCGAGCTCGCCGGCACGCTCGCACTGATCCCGATCATGGTGTCGGCGGTCGCGAACCGCTCGACGCTCGCGGCCGTCGCGGTCGCCGGCATCGTGTCGCTGGTCGCGTTCGACTTGCCGTACCGGCTCGCGCTGCCGCTCGCGGTGCTCGCCGCGCTCGCAGCCGGCTGCACCGCCGATTTCTTCGTCGAACGGGCCGACTGGCGCCGCATCCGCACCCGGACGGTGCCGCAGGAGGAGGTCGAATGA